Below is a genomic region from Medicago truncatula cultivar Jemalong A17 chromosome 3, MtrunA17r5.0-ANR, whole genome shotgun sequence.
gacgatttaaagttaagggaccaaaatgaaattcaaaaataagttaagggaccaaagcatgtattaagccaatgaaaaaactaacataaactTTAATTGTCTTCCTTACGTATCTTCAAGCTCCTGAAAAATTCAAGCACCACGATATAGCTTCTATCTTCAAGCTCCTGAAAAATTCAAGCACCTCGATATATTTAGAATGAAACTAAATTTACAGTTGAAGTCACTTTTGCTTGATGTATTTCAGCAATACTTGTAAACAATAAGCACTtcaaaaaactaacaaatttaCTGTTCAATAATTTACTTCGTTTATAAAagagtgaatcatcaacttcgtccttgaatttttatgGGTCGGCTAACTTCgtccctcaattatgcgaaatatcaatttaatccctgaatttgttcaatgtcaatcaagttagtccttcTGTTCAAACGGAGCGTTAACGGGGCTGACGTGGCCGTTAACCTTTCACATGTCAGACGCCACGTaggcagggactaatttgaccgataataaaaatcatttcgaaggactaaattgattgatttgcagaaaaTATTTTGGCTTTCTTCCCAAATGACTCTTTTCTTCCCCAACAGCTCTTTCTTCCCAATTGTATAAAATTGAAATCCTAATTACACAATCTGCAATCTACACTCTATAATCATGAAAATTTCCTCCAATAATAAGTGGTTGAGTTCTgccccaattcaaaaaatttcaaaccctaatttttttcgtAGTCAATCTAAAAgccaaaatcctcaaaatttcttgaagcaaATATTGGTGATGATGGGCGACGGCCTAAATATTGGTGATGACCGGTACCGCATACATATAGGTGTTGTGTCTATGATCATATCATGAGGTGACATGAGTCCTAGTTGTGAAATTACTTGATGTACTTGTGGTTGTAAGTGATTGATGGTGATGTTTGTATTTGATGGATTGTTGTGTCAtgttatgattaattatgtgaatTGATGAACTCATGGAATTGGTGGAATTGTgaatgatgattattgatgatgatgtgttcGTTGAATATATGTCGGTGAAACTTGGATTGTGGTGATAATGTATGTATGTAATTTATCTATTTTGATTCATTACATGATATTGGATTATGCTATTCCTGCTTATCTgtgttattgattatgttgatgtaatactcacccccagtggttttaaccgcctacttgcctgtatgggtgagtggACGTTGTGCAAGAATAGTAGCTTGGTGAGTTCCTGATGTTGGTGGATAGTGAGAGCTTTCTCCACTATCGGGTCTTAGAGTAgagttggctctgatctagggttttgttgttagctctagatcttgttggattatttttatattttgagattACATGACATGTATGCTTGATGTATAAGAATttgtatccgctgcgactgatgaGGTTTTACATACATGCATGTTAGTTTCCGATCTTTGGTTTTCGTTTTTGGTGAAAGCAGCGTCTATTTcttaaatatatgaattattcgcatgtttaattgctttaatagaaatagggcgttacaaaagGCGTTACCTTTAATCACAACCGAACACACAAACTTAAAAAATGTCAGAATCGtcggagatgatgatgattttggagggGTGAAAATGGAGGAAGTTTTAGCGAGAAGAAGAAGGGTCAAGGTCGTTTTTGATGTTCTGAAATGTGAAGAAAGAGATATGGGTAATGCAGGGGTAAAATgggaaaaggagaaaaaataaactgaaaagtgaaaactcaacattttccaattcaatcaaattagtccctgaacaTGTGGCTTCCTTCTTGCCACGCGTACAAGACAACACAGTATGCAAGGCGACAGATCAGCAAGGCTAACGGAGGatttggacggagggaccttTTTGATGGACGTTTgacaaattcagggactaagctgatatttcgcataattgagggacGAAGTTGGCCGACGTgtgaaaattcagggacgaatttgatGGTTCACTCGTTTATAAAACTTtgctatattttatttgtttgtttcttttgtgtttttttttttttttgtcaagtagtctaacGGTTAGAGAAATTGTGAAATAATAGAGTGTCCAGGGTTCGATGCAGGGAACATAGGCACCGTAATGAAGTTCTGATTGcatcaaattcaaatccaacTATAAGCCGATTAATAAGCTCTTTGATCTCTCAATCAAAACAAATTGTCATGACCATAGTAAAGAATAAAACAAATCTCAAAACAGTTTGAAATGATTCTCAATGTAGATAAATTGttaaattgtcttttttttttcttttttaaattgtgtGGACTCAACTAAGACTATATTGTATGAATCCTTACATATCAATTTTCTCTATATATTTTCCAAGAATCTTACTTATATAAAAGTTAATCATAATTTCAGTAACAAGAGTCACAATATTGGCTCAAAATCAACATACATGAATTATGATGGGAGGATGAGGATATAAATTGACACAACAAACcttttataagaaataaatttcaaccaaaataaactataaacttAGGCTCAAGAAGACTTGTGAAGGTCTTTGCTATTCAAGTATACATAATTCAAATCCTTAGAGAAAAATGATGAGATAGGTCGTGGACAGAATCCAGTATAGGTTCTTTCCATCTTTGCTATGCATAATTCAATTATGCATTTGAAGGGCTCATGCTTCTGATTAAATGGTTGTACTGCATATTCTTCAAATGGCATCCACTTCATGAGAATAGAACAAAGCacaccaaaataaattatagtaaCACAGActtagaaaataaaacaatagaGTCATAATGCAAAAGCTTtggattaaataaatatgttaataaaatttaatgctATAATTTGTTGCATTTTCATTACTTGAAGGACAGTTTTTGGAACAAATGAGAGAAATATATTGGTTTATGGGCTAAAGAATTTTGAACAAGTTGATTATGGGAGTAACCACGATTTGTGGTAAAATAATTAGTAGTCACTCAATTATGGTAAATTGATCTTTCACAAGTCTAAATTGCATATAAGCAAGTTTTACGTTtgtattttaagttaaaaaattgtaatacaTGGGTCATTTGTCTTTGTTGTGTCGGTTAATTAGATACGTATCGAACGCCGACGCTTCTTAGACACGCCTTAAACAAGTGTAGACACACCTTAACACTATCTTAGTGAGAGAACAATTATTTTCGACTCGACACATTTATACTTTTATGATATATGTCATCTGGTCCTATATTTTACACATCATTCGAGTTATGGTGTCCTTGTCTGTATCGTATACGCAGCACATGTTTGAGTCAATGGTTCTTAGGTTAATGTTTTGGACAAAAGTGATCCTAGAGataggaagaagaaaacaaaaaaaaaacatgatgtGACATTGTCAAAGGCAAGTACCTGAGCTGCTTCAATTTCCAGTTCTTGCCTTTTGATGTCAAAAGAAAGAGGGCGCAACATGCAAAGAAAAGTTAAATCTGATTTCCCAAAGAATGAATTGTGTGCCTggctgaaaattaaaaacaaaaataaatgtcaaatgaaattttataaaggaagaatgaagaaagaatcaatatcaatatatgCTATAGGATAATCAAAGCTATATGATAACCTATCATCCATTTGGATTGGTCTAGTGGTGTTGACTTGGACCTTGGAGTGTACTCCTCTCAAGGTATTCTAGTGTCAATTTTGGTGGGATAAATCTGTGAAAAACTACGTTCCAGTTGTAAATGGGACCGCAAGTGGACGGTGAGATTGGTCCCCTCAGATTAGTCGATCTTTAGACTGGACActgagtttttaaaaataatatataagttAAATCCAAAGAACTTAAGTTTATTAAGATCTTAGATTCCAAACAAATGActtattttgacaaatttaagtgtctatgagttgttaaaccTTAGATGTAAGAATTTCACTTTATAACCTTAAGAGGCTAGGTTCAAACTTCTCATGTGACTGTTGTAAAATAATCATCAATACCACCGtggttaaaaataatttctctctttcttaAGTTAGATAAAGCAAGTATAGAAATTTCAACTTGCCTTTTTTCCCATTAGAATAGTATGTTATTAGACCATTATGTCTCTGTGGGGCCCAAGCCATCCATCAACTTATACCATAATAactcaaaataatattatcaaattcccatcaatattttaatattaagaaATCACATATCACTAGTACAATGCCCCAATCTGAGAGGTCCCAATCAAATGATTTCATATGCTGTTAGGAGCTTCACCACTTCTGTGGccttatttttaattcatctaacatataatataattcTCATAAAAATGGGGAAGTAAGAGGAGAGTTGTTAATTCAGTTTCCAATATTAATCACATGAAGAAAACATGCAGGTTAAACCATTGAAAAAATGTCTCACATTAATATATTCATACCTGAATCCTAGAACCTCCACAAATTCTGTATCAatctgatttttaaaaatagaaatcaaaataaaagttattaattACCATCAATATAATACTAATACTTTGATTCTACATCACATGGAATGTATTAAGATACTTACTCCTGTCTCTTCTTTTACTTCTCTAATAGCTGCTTCAAAAATCTCCTCACCCTGCAGGTACAAAAACCAAGTTTCTAaccaatttgtaattttttaagatgaaaTTTAATTTGTCTTTGAAAATGTGCATACTGCATCAACTACTCCAGTAGGTAGCTTCCAAACACCAATTCCATGAAATCTACCTCTTTTTTCTTGTACTACAAGCAACTAGAATGGCATCATAAA
It encodes:
- the LOC25490725 gene encoding nudix hydrolase 10 → MSVAASPAPSLGDHLCENGFGCIEILPSTNDAHGGVIVDLKDPMDPQVFASLLKSSLLQWKKQGKDGVWIKLPIELVNLVEVAVKEGFCYHHAEPSYIMLVYWIPKTGCTIPPNASHRVSIGAIVLNNKKELLVVQEKRGRFHGIGVWKLPTGVVDAGEEIFEAAIREVKEETGIDTEFVEVLGFSQAHNSFFGKSDLTFLCMLRPLSFDIKRQELEIEAAQWMPFEEYAVQPFNQKHEPFKCIIELCIAKMERTYTGFCPRPISSFFSKDLNYVYLNSKDLHKSS